Proteins encoded within one genomic window of Pygocentrus nattereri isolate fPygNat1 chromosome 11, fPygNat1.pri, whole genome shotgun sequence:
- the cib1 gene encoding calcium and integrin-binding protein 1 produces MGATASKLPKDQLSEYQELTFLTKQEILLAHKRFNELLEREDRQQIGGSRVPMNKILTLPELKSNPFRRRICQVFSTSDLRDGSLSFEDFLDLLSAFSDSATLEIKSHYAFRIFDFDDDGTLDTGDLEKLVNCLTGEMDNTRLTSEEMKQLINNILEESDIDKDGTVNLSEFQHVISRSPDFVSSFKIVL; encoded by the exons ATGGGCGCCACAGCTAGTAAACTGCCGAAGGATCAGCTGTCGGAGTATCAG GAGCTCACATTTCTCACGAAGCAGGAGATTTTACT GGCACATAAGAGATTCAATGAACTCctggagagagaagacagacagcAAATCGGTGGCTCTCGTGTGCCCATGAataaaattcttactttgcCTGAGCTCAAG TCAAATCCTTTCCGAAGAAGGATCTGCCAAGTTTTCTCAACTTCTGATTTGAGGGATGGGAGTTTGTCCTTTGAAGATTTCTTGGATCTCCTGAGTGCCTTCAGTGATTCAGCCACCCTTGAAATCAAATCTCACTACGCTTTTAGAATTTTCG ACTTTGATGATGATGGCACCCTTGACACTGGAGATcttgagaagctggtgaattgTCTGACTGGCGAAATGGACAACACAAGACTCACTTCTGAGGAAATGAAACAACTCATAAACAAT ATTCTTGAGGAATCAGACATTGATAAAGATGGAACGGTAAACCTCTCTGAGTTTCAGCATGTTATCTCCAGGTCTCCTGATTTTGTCAG TTCATTCAAGATTGTGCTGTGA